A genomic region of Carettochelys insculpta isolate YL-2023 chromosome 7, ASM3395843v1, whole genome shotgun sequence contains the following coding sequences:
- the CHCHD1 gene encoding small ribosomal subunit protein mS37, with product MAAPVYPACLGRLGAGRRKRLPLPLVLADQVKERRQRLGEATCITEMSLLMACWKRNEFNDAVCAKEIQTFYDCVAKADAAYKERLKQESLGQLRSNSSKTVNKLLRRFPNITRDF from the exons ATGGCGGCGCCCGTGTACCCGGCCTGCCTGGGCCGCTTGGGCGCCGGGCGGAGGAAGCGCCTTCCCCTCCCGCTCGTGCTGGCCGACCAGGTGAAAGAGCGGCGGCAGCGCCTGGGCG AGGCAACGTGCATTACAGAAATGTCGTTATTGATGGCTTGCTGGAAGCGGAATGAGTTCAACGATGCAGTTTGTGCCAAGGAGATCCAGACATTCTATGACTGCGTGGCAAAGGCAGAT GCAGCGTACAAGGAAAGACTTAAACAGGAGTCCCTGGGCCAGCTGAGAAGCAACTCTTCAAAGACAGTGAACAAACTGCTTAGGAGGTTCCCTAATATCACACGAGACTTTTGA